The Astyanax mexicanus isolate ESR-SI-001 chromosome 20, AstMex3_surface, whole genome shotgun sequence genome contains a region encoding:
- the LOC103039025 gene encoding arachidonate 5-lipoxygenase-activating protein, whose amino-acid sequence MEEMVMENIFLLVLVTLLSVVQNAFFAQKVEKECKAHDGKTPAFERLSCANRNCMDAYPTFLAVMWCAGICLSQAPAAFAGIVYLVARQKYFVGYMGQTCQSTPGFLFGKRVLFFLSLMCVVGILNYLLVMYGSSDYKEYIQTITKAASTLLLIP is encoded by the exons ATGGAGGAAATGGTGATGGAGAATATATTCCTGCTGGTGCTGGTCACTCTGCTCAGTGTTGTGCAAAATG CATTTTTTGCTCAGAAAGTTGAGAAGGAGTGTAAGGCACATGATGGCAAAACACCTGCATTTGAACGATTATCTTGCGCCAA TCGAAACTGTATGGATGCCTACCCAACCTTCCTGGCAGTAATGTGGTGTGCTGGAATCTGTCTGAGTCAAG CTCCAGCAGCATTTGCTGGGATTGTGTATCTTGTAGCCAGGCAGAAATACTTTGTTGGATATATGGGACAGACGTGTCAAAG CACTCCAGGTTTCCTGTTTGGAAAGCGTGTGCTGTTCTTCCTGTCCCTGATGTGTGTGGTGGGTATTCTGAACTACCTGCTGGTGATGTATGGGAGCAGTGACTATAAAGAGTATATCCAGACCATCACAAAGGCTGCTTCCACTCTCCTGCTCATTCCTTAG
- the btg3 gene encoding protein BTG3 isoform X2 has translation MLMDGERALQLTMKKEIAAVVFFLKRLIKKAEKLDVEKVDLFVERLTVALQEKFRGHWYPDNPNKGQAFRCIRVNRFLKEDPELLRACAESGVQYKDLGLPKELTLWVDPGEVCCRYGERNLAFTVASFSSEGDDDDKEDVTKKVTSAVERVTSDYHSGSSSDEDSGCRESCFTPSFTHNCPPYQFIYPGAPVWHPVSRKKLGPGKGHGPPRPNHFFHPPGRHSHSFKPNSWVPNSYRSKHGYWVNMPNMVHQH, from the exons ATGTTGATGGACGGAGAGCGCG CCCTGCAGCTAACAATGAAGAAAGAAATTGCGGCAGTGGTGTTTTTCTTAAAGCGGTTGATCAAGAAGGCTGAGAAGCTGGATGTGGAGAAAGTGGATCTGTTTGTGGAGCGGTTGACTGTGGCTCTGCAGGAAAAGTTCAGAGGTCACTGGTATCCAGACAACCCTAACAAAGGCCAGGCTTTCAG GTGTATTCGCGTAAACCGGTTCCTTAAAGAAGACCCAGAGCTACTGAGAGCCTGTGCTGAAAGCGGTGTGCAGTATAAGGACCTTGGTCTTCCCAAAGAGCTCACATTGTGGGTAGATCCAGGAGAGGTGTGCTGCAG ATATGGTGAGAGGAACCTTGCCTTCACTGTTGCCAGTTTTTCAAgtgagggtgatgatgatgacAAAGAGGATGTGACGAAGAAGGTAACCAGTGCTGTAGAGAGAGTGACCTCAGATTATCATTCAGGATCTTCTTCAGATGAGGACAGTGGCTGCAGAGAGTCCTGTTTCACTCCAAGTTTCACTCATAATTGTCCCCCTTACCAG TTCATCTACCCCGGTGCTCCTGTGTGGCATCCTGTATCCAGAAAGAAGCTTGGACCAGGGAAAGGACATGGCCCGCCACGGCCAAACCATTTTTTCCACCCTCCTGGGAGACACAGCCACTCCTTTAAACCAAACAGCTGGGTACCGAATAGCTACCGAAGCAAACATGGTTACTGGGTCAACATGCCCAACATGGTCCACCAACATTAG
- the btg3 gene encoding protein BTG3 isoform X1, with amino-acid sequence MSSIEFFNPRIWTGFSALQLTMKKEIAAVVFFLKRLIKKAEKLDVEKVDLFVERLTVALQEKFRGHWYPDNPNKGQAFRCIRVNRFLKEDPELLRACAESGVQYKDLGLPKELTLWVDPGEVCCRYGERNLAFTVASFSSEGDDDDKEDVTKKVTSAVERVTSDYHSGSSSDEDSGCRESCFTPSFTHNCPPYQFIYPGAPVWHPVSRKKLGPGKGHGPPRPNHFFHPPGRHSHSFKPNSWVPNSYRSKHGYWVNMPNMVHQH; translated from the exons ATGTCAAGTATAGAGTTCTTCAACCCTAG AATTTGGACCGGATTTTCAGCCCTGCAGCTAACAATGAAGAAAGAAATTGCGGCAGTGGTGTTTTTCTTAAAGCGGTTGATCAAGAAGGCTGAGAAGCTGGATGTGGAGAAAGTGGATCTGTTTGTGGAGCGGTTGACTGTGGCTCTGCAGGAAAAGTTCAGAGGTCACTGGTATCCAGACAACCCTAACAAAGGCCAGGCTTTCAG GTGTATTCGCGTAAACCGGTTCCTTAAAGAAGACCCAGAGCTACTGAGAGCCTGTGCTGAAAGCGGTGTGCAGTATAAGGACCTTGGTCTTCCCAAAGAGCTCACATTGTGGGTAGATCCAGGAGAGGTGTGCTGCAG ATATGGTGAGAGGAACCTTGCCTTCACTGTTGCCAGTTTTTCAAgtgagggtgatgatgatgacAAAGAGGATGTGACGAAGAAGGTAACCAGTGCTGTAGAGAGAGTGACCTCAGATTATCATTCAGGATCTTCTTCAGATGAGGACAGTGGCTGCAGAGAGTCCTGTTTCACTCCAAGTTTCACTCATAATTGTCCCCCTTACCAG TTCATCTACCCCGGTGCTCCTGTGTGGCATCCTGTATCCAGAAAGAAGCTTGGACCAGGGAAAGGACATGGCCCGCCACGGCCAAACCATTTTTTCCACCCTCCTGGGAGACACAGCCACTCCTTTAAACCAAACAGCTGGGTACCGAATAGCTACCGAAGCAAACATGGTTACTGGGTCAACATGCCCAACATGGTCCACCAACATTAG
- the btg3 gene encoding protein BTG3 isoform X3, translating into MKKEIAAVVFFLKRLIKKAEKLDVEKVDLFVERLTVALQEKFRGHWYPDNPNKGQAFRCIRVNRFLKEDPELLRACAESGVQYKDLGLPKELTLWVDPGEVCCRYGERNLAFTVASFSSEGDDDDKEDVTKKVTSAVERVTSDYHSGSSSDEDSGCRESCFTPSFTHNCPPYQFIYPGAPVWHPVSRKKLGPGKGHGPPRPNHFFHPPGRHSHSFKPNSWVPNSYRSKHGYWVNMPNMVHQH; encoded by the exons ATGAAGAAAGAAATTGCGGCAGTGGTGTTTTTCTTAAAGCGGTTGATCAAGAAGGCTGAGAAGCTGGATGTGGAGAAAGTGGATCTGTTTGTGGAGCGGTTGACTGTGGCTCTGCAGGAAAAGTTCAGAGGTCACTGGTATCCAGACAACCCTAACAAAGGCCAGGCTTTCAG GTGTATTCGCGTAAACCGGTTCCTTAAAGAAGACCCAGAGCTACTGAGAGCCTGTGCTGAAAGCGGTGTGCAGTATAAGGACCTTGGTCTTCCCAAAGAGCTCACATTGTGGGTAGATCCAGGAGAGGTGTGCTGCAG ATATGGTGAGAGGAACCTTGCCTTCACTGTTGCCAGTTTTTCAAgtgagggtgatgatgatgacAAAGAGGATGTGACGAAGAAGGTAACCAGTGCTGTAGAGAGAGTGACCTCAGATTATCATTCAGGATCTTCTTCAGATGAGGACAGTGGCTGCAGAGAGTCCTGTTTCACTCCAAGTTTCACTCATAATTGTCCCCCTTACCAG TTCATCTACCCCGGTGCTCCTGTGTGGCATCCTGTATCCAGAAAGAAGCTTGGACCAGGGAAAGGACATGGCCCGCCACGGCCAAACCATTTTTTCCACCCTCCTGGGAGACACAGCCACTCCTTTAAACCAAACAGCTGGGTACCGAATAGCTACCGAAGCAAACATGGTTACTGGGTCAACATGCCCAACATGGTCCACCAACATTAG